GCCATGAGCAAGATGTATTCagtttacaaaacaaaacaaatacagaaatagattaaatatattttttgtcactttaatACGTGATAGGTCGAGGAGTGACATAAAGAGCCCAACCAGCTGGAATCGAACTAGTCAGCTATAAATGATATCTTATTCAGGAGCTTGGCTGGGAAGTGGATTTTTGGGCTGAGCCTGTTCCCTCCAGGTTTTAGTCTTTGGGTTAAGCTATGTGAGTGTGGTAAAATCTTTTTTGGTCTCATGGGTTTGTCTTTTGGATAGAAATAATTTTCACTTATCAACTATGGCCAACTGAAGCACTTACTAGTTGTCGTATGGTGTCCATTAAGACTTTGTGCCAGTCGGTGATGATGCTTTCTGTGTCATACTGTATCAGAAAATCCACACCGTTCTTTCCTTTTAACTGGAGGAAAAAGAGCCAAAGTTTAAACAGGATGGAAAGACAACGTTTTGACTGTTGCATGGACGCTGCATCGTGTAAACAGATGAACACACCTCTAAAACATTCTTTTTGCTGGATTTGTCCTTCGAGGCCCAGCCAATCGTCGCTCCTCGCAGGTCCACCGCAAACTCTGGAACAATCTGATTGGTCTTGTTCTGCACggagtaaaaattaaaaaaataaaaggggaCAGCTGTTTACCAAACTGACGGTGCAGCATTCCAGGAGATAAGCTGCATTAGGCACAAGCCGtcactgtgtgttcatgtgtggcTCATCTATGCTGAAACTTTGATGTTTCAGTTCCTTTCTTCGGAATATgaaacacagtaaaataaatataatggtGAAAAAAGATGGCGTCACTGCATCAAAAGTTTCTCAGAAATAGAcaaaatgcagcagcattcaGGCATCAAGTCTCTTATTAATGCATGATGAATGATGACTGCTTATTCTCCTGCTAATCCTTTAAGAAGCGTGTATCATACCGAGGCCCCTGTTACTGTAGATTTTGGGTCTTTGTGGAACGTCAGCACTCCTCCGTGGAGAACCGTCCACGTCTGGGCCCAGTTTTTCCTGATAAAGGGGAATAAGCTTGTGACTAACACAGAACAAAGCCATGGGGAGCCTcagaggtggggggagggggcagacaTATGACCCGACACACTGCAATGTGAGATGTTTGAAATATCATACATGccaaaaagggcaaaaaaaaaacaaaaaaaaaaaaacctaaagaCAAGGTTTGATCTACCTCACTTTCTTGCCGTTCTcgcatatttttgttttgttgagaaTTCCAGCTTTCTCCAAGTTCTGCACCTGACAATGAGGTAAAAAGACATTTCAGCACTTTGTTGATTAGATGCAATTGAATGAAGACAAAGTGTGTGATGACACGAGGGACATAATAAAGTCATGCATACAGAAAGTGATCGGTGGCTTTCATATTCAAAACAATTCTCTATTTACACTGTGAGCATTGATGAATTCCTCTTGGCAGGGACTTTTCAATTGTGATGAAGAGAAAGTTGTGGCTTTGGCATCACttcacacaaaaagacaaaattttgtcctgtttgttttactgcATCAAGTCAACTCAACTCAAGCTCTATGGCATGGAGCTCTATGGCACAGAGGAGAGAAACGTATCGGACTCAATTGATTTAGTATTTTTGATGgtgaaatctgttttctttcactttcatttcatcgGAGACGATAAAGCCGAGTCAGCTGCCAAAGTGCACATAGAAATGGGTTTTTGCCTGTTGTAATGTCTCCTTCCCTTCATAACGACCAGAGgaagagctttttcttttgcccTTCCTGTGTATATCATGAgggttaccaaaaaaaaaaaaaaaaaaaaacgagaacTCCAACTCAACAACTTTCTCCTGTTTATCTGCGGCCAATATGAAGAGTCAAAGTTACAGCATCTTTAGAGGAAGGGAGCACAATGATTTATGTGTGTCAGCAGAAGAAAGACGACATGATGTGAATGGCGGAGTGATTCCAATAATCACAATATTTGTAGCAGGAAATGAAACGAACGTGTTCAAATACAGTAAACAGTCCTGCAGTCACACCTTTTGCTCCATCATAGATAGACGCTGCTATCTATGGATCAAGCTCAGGTGAACACTCAAACTAACAACCCACGTTATAGCGTAGCCACCTCGAGGTCAGATAATAAGGGTTTCTCCAGGGTCTAAACCCAAAAGCCTTAAGAGAGAGATACAGAACACAGTTAAAGGCTTTTTTCAGCTTCACGCAGACATGGCTGTGCTGATACGACACAAACTGCACTCACATTGTGTTGCGCTTCTGGAGAGTTTCCTGTGCTGGAGCTGTCGCTGCTGTAGTCAGACGTGTTCCTCCTATGAGTCGGGACGAACCTCTGaacaagaggagaggagcagcagagggagattTTAGGATTTATAATACTTCAGAAAACACAAGACCAGGACATCAAAAACGTTCATTAGATCATGGTTACGAAAGTGTGTTCAAAACTCAGCAGATAAGATTTAGACGTTTCtgcagattaaaaataaaaagtttagaGTCTGATTGCCATGGGTTAGGGTGAGCCAAATTTTAACTCCCAGCATCAGTGCTGGTTTTCATCATTCTCATTATTATCATTCAATCAGGTGGAAAACCTCTCCCAGTGACTGCAGGCCTTTATAAGAGACTAACTTTGGAATGCGATGGGTGTCTTTTATAGGTGTCCTCATACGTCTGGCCTAATGCTAAATTCAACTACAAATAGGGATAAAAGCATGAAGACATGTCTAGAAGGTGTCATTAAAGGATCAAGTCTTGTTTTGGTTCAATCTGGGAGGAGACATTAAAAACCAGACCTGGTCTTAAATGCCACCGCTGCAGCCTGATATTGGCCCTTGAGCTGTTGGAGCCGAGTTACATTGTAGGTACACTACAAGCCCTTATTTGTATCCAGCAACCCCCCCCAGGTGTTTGTGCACAAACGCAGCTCTTCTGTTCCTCCCTCTGACACTCTGCCCCTGAGCTGTGACTCTAAACATGCGTGCACTGCTGCTGATTTGCCTTGCTAAGTAAGGGTTAAAAGCCTGGGAGTGTCTGCTGGTAAACAGGGACTCACCCTTACTACTTTTATGCGAATATTCTGTGTAAGCCAGCTGACACACCCTGGATGTGCGACACAGCATGTACACGCAGGTCTGAgagtgttaatgtgtgtgtgtgtgtgtaccccGTCCTCCTGGGCTAAGCTAAGCTGAGCAGGTCCCATGGTGTGTCTCCAGTTTTTAATGACTGACACATTTTCTGCCTCGAGACCGTTCTCCACTTTGGACTGACCAAGAGCTACGTGGACCTGGAGGGGGAGGGACCAAAACACGTTTAGGTttaaactgaatataaaaactttgaaaacaaatttgttCAACTTGAAAAGCAGACAAAGATCGTTTGATTGTGATCGTTTATGTCCATAATAAATTCCACTAAAGTGGGgattattctgaaaataatcTTTATAACCACAGGAAGGAAACGTCACCTCAGGCAGGTTCCACTGAGACCTGGATCCGTCTCTCAGGTAGTAGTAGGCCTGCCCTCGATCATCCATAGACTTAATCCACTGTGGCATTGACAAAGGTTTCTTAGTTAAAATGGTTCAACATTACAAGCTGcattaatattgtttaaatacataaattcttttaaaatgaaacgGTGTCTTACATTTCTTACATCATGTTCTATCAGAAGCACTGTTACTCGTTAACTGTTTAAATAAGATGAGTTTACATTGTACAAGTCAAACACGCCTTCTCCTGAGCTAAGGCAGTCTGTTTTACtgtatgaagaaaaacaaaatgatgtaagacgagccacagcagcagcagtgccaGTCTGCTGACATCTCAGTTGGTCCATCACATTCACAAGTGGACGTTCAAGGTATTTGGTGTCACCATGAGCTTGACGTAAATGTGTTGCCTTATGGGTgcaaaaatgtgaatgtgtaaaGGAAGGACTGACATCAAAACAACGAGGGGACTTCAGATCATTAGCTAAAAATACTTTCTGCAATACAACCTCACAGCAGCCACGCTGGAATGCTGTCAGAGGCGGTGGAGGGGTGAAGTGAAGACGCCGTACCTGATCTGGAGAGTGCTCGCTGGTGAACACCCAGGTCCCGTTGGGCTCCACAGTGAGGTTCCAGCCTTCTGGGGTGCTGCGGTCCAGGTTGGCTCTGGGGATGCTGGTCCGGCTCACGTGGCTGACGCTGTACTCTTTAGGGAGGGTTGGTGGCCCCGCAGCCAGGAGCTGATTGTAGGGCTCCGGCTGATCAGTAGCTGGGTAATCCTCCGAGGGGTAGTCCTCCTCAGGGAGAGGAGGCTGTGGgtgttaacacaaacacagacaaattgACGTTTTTAGAAGTTATTCACTCTTTTATGAAGACTTAGATGAGAAAACCGACACCACGCTCTTTATCTAAACGGTAAAATGCGAAGTTTCAGCTGACAGCACTGAGGACTCCACAGCAAACATATTCAAAAAAGAGCGACAAAGTAAACAAGCATATTTCAAAAACTATGTGAACTGTATCTTTAATAAGCCTTGAGGAGCCTCCGCCTTCAGATTCAGTAGAATTCCTGtaatcaacagaaacacacatgctaaacaaaaaaaaaaaacaaaacaaaactgaatgatTTCCCTCTGTGGCCCAAATACAAAGCTCAAGGACTTTACCATGACTTTGATAAATAAGTCATTTCCATGGcctgaaatgatttttctttcttggccCATAAATGTTCTAGTACAGACTCAAAAAAGCAGCATAGGGGAGAAGGAGGTCACTTGTGATTGTgcagtaaagaaataaatgtgtgaaatgactGAGCTAACGCACTATGAATGAGACAAATTATTGATGTgaatggaaacattttcattaatcTTTTTCAGTTGATCCAAAAATTAGGTCagattgtttaattttttttttctccaagttGTACTGGGGATGTTCTGCACGACTGCTGTTCGCTTTCCTAATGAAAATAACTCCTGTCTGCAAATGGAGGAGGATTTAATTCCATTAAAAGCAGACTGTATTTACAGCTTTCCCCTGGGTGAGGCTAAAACAGGAGACGGAGGGAGGCTAAGTGGAGCAGCCAGGCTGTCCTTACCGGCCCGTCCTCGTGAAACCTGTGCACGCTCGTTTGCTCCATCGGAGGAGGATACGGGCTCAGCTGCTCTGGAGGCTCCCAAGACGTCTCCCCAGACATTGGATTGTAGAAGTAAGGGCGACCGCTGGTTTCATCCACCAATTGCTCCCAGTCGGAGGTCCACGCagggggggaggaggtggacaGAGAGAGGGCAGGTGACTGAGGAGGTGAGGGGGAGCAAAGTTCCTCCTCTGGAGGCGGCTCAGGGTCCGTTGGAGAGTATAGAAAGGGATTGTCCCAGGTGGTGCGCCCCGTGGCGGGGTGGTAGTAGTACTGCTGTCCACTTTCTCGGTCAGTGTGCACCTCCCACCCCTCTGGCTCAAGGTAGGAGGGAGAGTAGGACGCAGGAGCTGAGGGGGGAGACTCAGAGATGCTTTTGCGAAGCTGTGCTACATTGACATACACCGCTGATCTGGGACTTTCATTCTCCACCTGCAGAAAggccaaaacacacagatgcagaaacTCAGACACTGTGTCCTTTTATAAAAGACATTTCCCTACATGACAGTCTGCTCACTTTAAAGTACTTGTAAACTAAAAGTAAACTACTTAACTAAACTAAATGGATGtgtattgttttcatgttaaacTCTGTGTCAAACTGTGCGAATAACAGCCTGAAGCCCAATGCTGTCATTGTAGCTCAGCAGACCGCATCTCACAGAAATCAGG
Above is a genomic segment from Echeneis naucrates chromosome 19, fEcheNa1.1, whole genome shotgun sequence containing:
- the arhgap27 gene encoding rho GTPase-activating protein 15 isoform X4, with the protein product MMDMYSRVWSSHRAKQSMTLPVVPQVENESPRSAVYVNVAQLRKSISESPPSAPASYSPSYLEPEGWEVHTDRESGQQYYYHPATGRTTWDNPFLYSPTDPEPPPEEELCSPSPPQSPALSLSTSSPPAWTSDWEQLVDETSGRPYFYNPMSGETSWEPPEQLSPYPPPMEQTSVHRFHEDGPPPLPEEDYPSEDYPATDQPEPYNQLLAAGPPTLPKEYSVSHVSRTSIPRANLDRSTPEGWNLTVEPNGTWVFTSEHSPDQWIKSMDDRGQAYYYLRDGSRSQWNLPEVHVALGQSKVENGLEAENVSVIKNWRHTMGPAQLSLAQEDGRFVPTHRRNTSDYSSDSSSTGNSPEAQHNVQNLEKAGILNKTKICENGKKVRKNWAQTWTVLHGGVLTFHKDPKSTVTGASNKTNQIVPEFAVDLRGATIGWASKDKSSKKNVLELKGKNGVDFLIQYDTESIITDWHKVLMDTIRQLEYQDHHSEEDDGDLYEKIAHVERDDRTAGGTDKRRPPRPSVTSSSSSAGDADQKRVRTKLMKFLMKRPTLQSVKEKGYIRENVFGCHLASLCAQEKTTVPSFVEKSISAVEKRGLDIDGLYRVSGNLAVIQKLRFKADHEELDLEDGQWEDVHVITGALKLFFRELAEPLFPYSHFNGFITAIRIPDYNTKLCKMQELVKTLPPPNHDTMKRLFGHLRRVIQCGDDNRMTVQNVAIVFGPTLLRPEMESSNIAMHMVFQNQIVEFILNEYGRIFHSS